The following are from one region of the bacterium genome:
- a CDS encoding YigZ family protein, with protein sequence MAALILTRPVRIEHRVSNSRFIATLRPAVSVDEARAVIASIREEMPDATHHVYAFAIGHGNSVTEGMSDDGEPSGTSGPPALAVLRGSGLGDVVLVITRYFGGTKLGTGGLVSAYGDAARLAIEAAETREKIARTAIELHVPYAHHDRVRRIAEDAGAIVEHEQFAVDVALRLLIPDASLKSFCTHVRDATGGQVEPRMDE encoded by the coding sequence ATGGCCGCCCTCATCCTCACTCGCCCCGTTCGCATCGAGCACCGCGTTTCCAACTCGCGGTTCATCGCCACATTGCGCCCGGCCGTATCCGTCGACGAAGCCCGCGCTGTCATCGCCTCCATTCGTGAAGAAATGCCCGACGCCACGCATCACGTGTACGCCTTCGCCATCGGCCACGGAAACAGCGTTACCGAAGGCATGAGCGACGACGGCGAACCCTCCGGCACCTCCGGACCGCCCGCTCTCGCCGTCTTGCGCGGATCCGGCCTGGGCGACGTCGTGCTGGTCATCACACGCTACTTCGGCGGAACGAAACTCGGCACCGGCGGACTCGTTTCTGCATACGGCGACGCCGCCCGCCTGGCCATCGAAGCCGCCGAGACCCGCGAGAAGATCGCCCGCACCGCCATCGAACTCCACGTTCCGTACGCACACCACGATCGCGTGCGCCGCATCGCCGAAGATGCCGGCGCCATTGTCGAACACGAGCAATTTGCCGTCGACGTGGCCTTGCGTTTGCTCATCCCCGATGCCAGCTTGAAGTCGTTCTGCACGCACGTTCGCGACGCCACCGGCGGCCAAGTCGAGCCGCGGATGGACGAGTGA
- a CDS encoding uracil-DNA glycosylase encodes MNLKRFEELLADSPERDDLYNPWWHCDPDHDIPDFDTAAIRRTHLRAYLQHRAGRAKYLLVAEALGYQGGHFSGIPMTSERMLLGHQAVEPTVIFPSPMPQRTSRPELKKNGFIEPTGTIVWGAILNSGHDPREFVLWNAYPWHPYHKNKGLLSNRPPAKSELPHGEVVLRELMTQLGVDNVLAIGRNAERVLGEIGIQTGVARHPANGGANEFRRQFTQWLQEIDEEHPDGLD; translated from the coding sequence ATGAACCTCAAACGCTTCGAAGAACTCCTCGCCGACTCGCCCGAGCGCGACGACCTTTACAATCCTTGGTGGCATTGCGATCCAGACCACGACATTCCCGATTTCGACACCGCCGCAATTCGACGCACCCATCTGCGCGCGTACCTGCAGCACCGCGCCGGCCGCGCGAAATATCTCCTCGTCGCCGAAGCACTCGGTTACCAGGGCGGACACTTCAGCGGCATCCCCATGACTTCCGAACGCATGCTGCTTGGCCACCAGGCCGTCGAGCCGACCGTCATTTTCCCATCCCCCATGCCACAACGCACCAGCCGGCCCGAACTGAAGAAAAACGGATTCATCGAACCGACCGGCACCATTGTCTGGGGAGCGATCCTGAATTCCGGCCACGATCCGCGCGAGTTTGTGCTGTGGAACGCCTATCCCTGGCACCCCTATCACAAAAACAAGGGATTGCTTTCTAACCGCCCACCGGCGAAGAGCGAACTGCCGCATGGCGAAGTCGTTCTGCGCGAACTGATGACTCAGCTCGGCGTCGACAACGTCCTCGCCATCGGTCGCAATGCAGAACGCGTGCTCGGCGAGATCGGCATCCAGACCGGAGTCGCCCGCCATCCGGCCAATGGCGGCGCAAACGAATTCCGCCGGCAATTCACCCAGTGGCTTCAAGAAATCGACGAGGAGCACCCCGATGGCCTGGATTGA
- a CDS encoding squalene/phytoene synthase family protein, giving the protein MDLLRNKRRLPWAVRLASTALPADKRRQAAEIHDHCLRVDGRMKAAFARGGIEFRNAMQAQLRELTDLFAEGHPKDPALHPLREVIDRHELPKRDFSAIIDGCNQAILQRDFSDWHQLEAALHQSAATPAAMIARVLGATSDPARIAAQNLGKAIRYSDMLLDITAALDDGRVPFPVIDMHDFEVDPNTLATRDFTPAFRRLVEHQVERLRRLLSEPHEALDEFPDDGCRHFVRVILAWQTSLLDRIEAADYNLFQDSIALGTWDSIRMAFTGGKKS; this is encoded by the coding sequence ATGGACCTTCTGCGGAACAAACGCCGGCTGCCCTGGGCCGTCCGGCTCGCCTCCACGGCCCTGCCTGCCGACAAACGCCGTCAGGCCGCCGAAATCCACGACCACTGCCTCCGCGTCGACGGTCGCATGAAGGCCGCCTTCGCCCGCGGTGGCATCGAGTTCCGCAACGCCATGCAGGCCCAACTCCGTGAACTCACCGATCTATTCGCCGAGGGACACCCCAAAGACCCCGCGCTCCACCCGCTGCGCGAAGTCATCGACCGACACGAACTTCCCAAGCGCGACTTCTCCGCGATCATTGACGGTTGCAACCAGGCCATCCTCCAGCGCGATTTCTCCGACTGGCACCAGCTCGAAGCCGCCTTGCATCAATCCGCAGCCACTCCCGCCGCGATGATCGCACGCGTTCTGGGGGCGACCTCCGACCCCGCCCGTATCGCCGCACAGAACCTCGGCAAAGCCATCCGCTACTCCGACATGTTGCTCGATATCACTGCGGCACTCGACGACGGGCGCGTCCCGTTTCCCGTCATCGACATGCACGATTTCGAAGTCGATCCCAACACCCTGGCCACGCGCGACTTCACGCCGGCTTTCCGCCGATTGGTCGAACACCAGGTCGAACGCCTGCGTCGCCTCCTCTCCGAACCACACGAAGCCCTCGATGAATTCCCCGATGACGGATGTCGCCACTTCGTTCGCGTGATTCTGGCCTGGCAGACATCGCTCCTCGATCGCATCGAAGCTGCCGATTACAATCTCTTCCAGGACAGCATTGCCCTCGGCACCTGGGATTCGATACGAATGGCTTTCACGGGAGGAAAGAAATCGTGA
- the hflX gene encoding GTPase HflX, whose amino-acid sequence MKKEDLLNEEILAERGYYEKAYLVGIRFAGMSREETEEHLDELESLTGTLGAEVAGRELVSLAKPSSRYLVGDGTADRIATLCEELEVDVLIFDDDLTPAQQRLWEKKTSIAVIDRRKVILDIFAARAQTKEAQLQIELARLQYMLPRLKRAWTHLERQRGGGGFIGGAGEAQIEVDRRLVRDRIASVRRELASVRKHRDVMRARRERKPVPTAALVGYTNSGKSSLLNTLTEAHVLEENKLFATLDATTRRIELPNNQEMLLTDTVGFIRKLPHSLIEAFRSTLEEATAADFLLHVVDASHTQALEHVEVTQQVLEELGASDRPMILVLNKADLVEDRELFARFENLGVETVITSTLTRRGIDELCNRIASLLNDKLADLHLRIPASRFDIVSALHRDGEVLEEKYGEDNDVLMHVLYPRRFASKVEQWVVVQR is encoded by the coding sequence ATGAAGAAGGAAGACCTCTTGAACGAAGAAATTCTGGCCGAACGCGGCTATTACGAAAAAGCCTATCTTGTGGGCATCCGATTTGCCGGGATGTCGCGCGAAGAAACCGAAGAACATCTGGATGAGTTGGAGAGTCTGACCGGGACGCTCGGCGCGGAGGTTGCCGGGCGCGAGTTGGTTTCTCTGGCGAAGCCCTCGTCGCGTTATCTGGTGGGCGATGGAACGGCGGATCGAATCGCGACGCTGTGTGAGGAGTTGGAGGTCGATGTTCTGATCTTCGACGACGATCTGACGCCGGCGCAGCAACGTCTTTGGGAAAAGAAGACGAGCATCGCGGTGATCGATCGGCGAAAGGTGATTCTCGATATCTTTGCGGCGCGGGCGCAGACGAAAGAAGCGCAGTTGCAGATTGAACTGGCGCGGCTGCAGTACATGCTGCCGCGGCTGAAGCGCGCGTGGACGCACTTGGAGCGTCAGCGCGGTGGCGGCGGGTTCATCGGCGGCGCGGGTGAAGCGCAGATCGAGGTAGACCGTCGACTGGTCCGCGATCGGATTGCGTCGGTGCGGCGGGAACTGGCGTCGGTGCGCAAACATCGCGACGTCATGCGGGCTCGGCGCGAGCGCAAGCCGGTGCCGACGGCGGCGCTGGTCGGGTACACGAACTCGGGCAAGTCGTCGCTGCTGAATACGCTGACGGAAGCGCATGTGCTGGAAGAGAACAAGCTGTTCGCGACGTTGGATGCGACGACGCGGCGGATCGAGTTGCCGAACAACCAGGAGATGTTGCTGACCGATACGGTTGGGTTTATTCGGAAGCTGCCGCACAGTTTGATCGAGGCGTTCCGGTCGACGTTGGAGGAAGCGACGGCAGCGGATTTTCTGCTGCATGTCGTGGATGCCAGTCACACGCAGGCGTTGGAGCATGTTGAGGTCACGCAGCAGGTGTTGGAGGAGTTGGGCGCGTCGGATCGGCCGATGATTCTTGTGTTGAACAAGGCGGATCTGGTGGAGGATCGCGAGCTGTTTGCCCGTTTTGAAAACTTGGGCGTGGAGACGGTGATTACATCGACGTTGACGCGGCGCGGTATCGATGAGCTGTGCAATCGCATCGCGAGTCTGCTGAACGATAAGCTGGCGGATCTGCACCTGCGCATTCCGGCGTCGCGGTTCGATATCGTTTCGGCGCTGCATCGCGATGGCGAAGTGCTCGAAGAGAAGTACGGCGAGGACAACGACGTGCTGATGCACGTCTTGTATCCGCGGCGATTCGCGTCGAAGGTGGAGCAGTGGGTTGTGGTGCAGCGCTAG
- a CDS encoding MoaD/ThiS family protein produces MKIEILYFQLLRTTVGTDRETVDLPDGATVATAIQAAVARHEALAPWQGSLMPAVNEEWAPRSQELTNGDHLALMPPVSGG; encoded by the coding sequence ATGAAGATCGAAATCCTCTACTTCCAGCTCCTCCGCACCACCGTCGGCACCGACCGCGAAACCGTCGACCTTCCCGACGGCGCGACGGTCGCGACCGCCATTCAGGCTGCCGTCGCCCGCCACGAGGCCCTTGCCCCCTGGCAGGGCAGCCTTATGCCCGCCGTCAACGAAGAGTGGGCTCCCCGCAGCCAGGAACTCACGAACGGCGACCACCTCGCCCTCATGCCCCCCGTCAGCGGAGGGTGA
- a CDS encoding phosphoadenylyl-sulfate reductase translates to MVAIQQTSFPDLQEIQRLNAEFERAPAHEIIRWGIETYFPRIVVTSSFGASSGAILHMIGRIDNSVPVVFLQTHYHFEETLRLRDDIADRFGLVVENWEARGGRPGFKRQYGTDLYERPDVDGLALPEAAQGKVSTGADLCCWINKVEPLQRALRNRYAYFTSLRRDGGTEIRKRTQILEYYQPANRTEPLVKINPLANWTKKDMWDYIHKHKIPVHDLFLQGYKSIGCAPCTRPVGEGEDERAGRWAGKKNECGIHTQDKPINYSI, encoded by the coding sequence ATGGTGGCCATCCAACAGACCTCGTTCCCCGACCTTCAGGAAATCCAACGCCTGAACGCCGAATTCGAGCGGGCCCCGGCCCATGAGATCATCCGTTGGGGAATCGAAACATACTTCCCGCGCATCGTTGTCACCTCCTCCTTCGGAGCTTCCTCCGGCGCCATCCTCCACATGATCGGCCGCATCGATAACTCTGTGCCTGTCGTCTTCCTGCAGACACACTATCACTTCGAGGAGACCCTGCGCCTGCGCGATGACATCGCCGATCGCTTCGGCCTGGTCGTGGAAAACTGGGAAGCCCGCGGCGGCCGCCCCGGCTTCAAGCGCCAGTACGGCACCGACCTCTACGAACGTCCCGACGTCGACGGCCTCGCACTCCCTGAGGCCGCACAAGGCAAGGTCTCCACCGGCGCCGATCTCTGCTGCTGGATCAACAAAGTCGAACCCCTCCAGCGAGCCCTGCGGAACCGCTACGCATACTTCACTTCCCTGCGCCGCGACGGCGGCACCGAAATCCGCAAACGCACCCAGATCCTCGAATACTACCAGCCCGCCAACCGCACCGAGCCCCTTGTCAAAATCAACCCGCTTGCCAACTGGACAAAGAAGGACATGTGGGACTACATCCACAAACACAAGATCCCCGTCCACGATCTCTTCCTCCAGGGCTACAAATCCATCGGCTGCGCCCCCTGCACCCGCCCCGTCGGCGAAGGCGAAGACGAACGCGCCGGCCGCTGGGCAGGCAAGAAGAACGAGTGCGGAATCCACACCCAGGACAAACCCATCAACTACTCGATCTGA
- a CDS encoding peroxidase-related enzyme (This protein belongs to a clade of uncharacterized proteins related to peroxidases such as the alkylhydroperoxidase AhpD.) — protein MAWIETIDDDGAEGPRAEIYTRINKQRGKIANIWKAGSLNPEALQAHLDLYMAILFADCSLSREDAELLATVVSARNGCGYCTRHHAEALKHYWKSDERVEQLAIDFRNARLSPKQRTLVAYGVKLTNLPQQMAETDTEALRDAGYTDREILDIVLIVGYFNFVNRIAQGLGVQMTDEEAAGYEY, from the coding sequence ATGGCCTGGATTGAAACAATCGATGACGACGGCGCCGAAGGGCCGCGGGCTGAAATCTACACGCGCATCAACAAGCAGCGCGGCAAGATCGCCAACATCTGGAAAGCCGGCAGCCTGAACCCCGAAGCGCTCCAGGCACACCTCGATCTGTACATGGCAATTCTCTTTGCGGACTGCTCGCTCTCGCGCGAAGACGCCGAACTCCTCGCCACCGTCGTCTCTGCTCGCAACGGATGCGGATACTGCACACGCCACCACGCCGAAGCCCTCAAGCACTACTGGAAGAGCGACGAACGCGTCGAACAGCTCGCCATCGACTTTCGGAACGCGCGCTTGTCGCCCAAACAGCGCACCCTCGTCGCTTACGGCGTCAAACTCACCAACCTCCCCCAGCAGATGGCCGAGACCGACACCGAAGCCCTCCGCGACGCCGGCTACACCGACCGCGAGATCCTCGACATCGTCCTCATCGTCGGCTACTTCAACTTCGTCAACCGCATCGCCCAGGGCCTCGGCGTCCAGATGACCGACGAGGAGGCGGCCGGGTACGAGTACTGA
- a CDS encoding gamma-glutamylcyclotransferase → MSTRHFIIGYGSLINPHSRAVTAGSGVAVPVEVRGFERGWTIAVRGMCVLGAEPAAGASLNAVAVEVDDQQLAAFDRREGEGALYRRVAVPAEDVAVGEELRGNGAKFWLYTVIARDVRPTAHAPIVQSYVDTVLAGCLRYGEEYARRFVESTRHWEHAWVDDRAEPRYARRGKAALEAEELAAIDEVLAGVRGHRVVG, encoded by the coding sequence ATGTCGACGAGGCACTTCATTATCGGATACGGGAGCTTGATCAATCCGCACAGTCGTGCGGTGACGGCGGGCTCCGGAGTGGCTGTGCCCGTTGAGGTGCGGGGATTCGAGCGGGGTTGGACGATCGCGGTGCGCGGGATGTGTGTGCTGGGGGCGGAGCCGGCTGCGGGGGCCTCGCTAAATGCCGTGGCGGTGGAGGTGGATGATCAGCAGTTGGCCGCTTTCGATCGGCGTGAGGGGGAGGGTGCTCTGTATCGACGCGTTGCGGTTCCCGCCGAAGATGTCGCGGTGGGGGAGGAATTGCGGGGGAATGGTGCGAAGTTCTGGCTCTATACCGTGATTGCGCGGGATGTGCGGCCGACGGCGCATGCGCCGATCGTGCAGTCCTATGTGGACACGGTGTTGGCGGGCTGCCTGAGGTACGGGGAGGAGTATGCGCGGCGGTTTGTGGAGTCGACGCGGCATTGGGAGCACGCGTGGGTGGATGATCGGGCGGAGCCGCGGTATGCGCGGCGCGGAAAGGCGGCGCTGGAGGCGGAGGAATTGGCGGCGATTGACGAGGTGTTGGCGGGTGTGCGCGGGCACCGGGTTGTGGGGTAG